In one Gracilinanus agilis isolate LMUSP501 chromosome 6, AgileGrace, whole genome shotgun sequence genomic region, the following are encoded:
- the TLX2 gene encoding T-cell leukemia homeobox protein 2: MDPVGLAPQTLQHHEPISFGIDQILSGPEPPGSSCLGPGPGRVGQAEGALYTGGFAGPSGYGPSCSLTSLPGSHGGGSAGGVIRVPAHRPLPVPPPTGGPAAAPGTPGLGAGGGLSGFTFPWMDSSRRFAKDRLTAALSPFSGARRVGHPYQNRTPPKRKKPRTSFSRAQVLELERRFLRQKYLASAERAALAKALRMTDAQVKTWFQNRRTKWRRQTAEEREAERHRAGRLLLHLQQDSLPRPLRPPLPPDPLCLHNSSLFALQNLQPWAEDNKVASVSGLASVV; encoded by the exons ATGGATCCGGTCGGACTAGCACCGCAGACCCTCCAGCACCATGAGCCCATCAGCTTCGGCATCGACCAGATCCTGAGCGGCCCCGAGCCCCCCGGCAGCAGCTGCCTTGGCCCAGGTCCCGGTCGCGTGGGGCAAGCGGAGGGTGCTCTGTACACTGGTGGATTCGCTGGGCCCTCGGGCTATGGCCCCTCGTGCTCATTAACCTCTCTTCCGGGGAGTCATGGCGGGGGGTCGGCGGGGGGCGTCATCCGCGTCCCCGCCCATCGGCCCCTCCCCGTGCCACCCCCCACCGGGGGCCCGGCTGCAGCCCCAGGCACCCCCGGCCTAGGCGCTGGAGGTGGCCTATCTGGCTTTACCTTCCCTTGGATGGACAGCAGCCGCCGTTTTGCCAAGGACCGGCTCACAg ctgCGCTGTCCCCGTTCTCTGGGGCCCGTCGCGTGGGCCACCCTTACCAGAACCGGACGCCTCCTAAGCGAAAGAAGCCGCGCACATCCTTTTCCCGGGCGCAGGTGCTGGAGCTAGAGCGGCGCTTCTTGCGCCAGAAGTACCTGGCCTCTGCCGAGAGAGCGGCGCTAGCCAAGGCCCTGCGCATGACGGACGCGCAGGTCAAAACGTGGTTCCAGAACCGGCGGACCAAGTGGCG GCGGCAGACTGCCGAAGAGCGGGAGGCCGAGAGGCACCGTGCAGGGAGGCTGCTCCTGCACCTCCAGCAGGACTCCCTGCCCAGGCCACTGCGGCCACCACTGCCTCCGGACCCTCTGTGTCTCCACAACTCCTCACTGTTTGCGCTGCAGAATCTGCAACCCTGGGCGGAGGACAACAAGGTCGCATCGGTGTCTGGCTTAGCCTCCGTTGTCTGA
- the DQX1 gene encoding ATP-dependent RNA helicase DQX1 — protein MASDAPGPTEESGPSSDGSDLAVNPYDGLPFSSRYYTLLAQRRALPVWAARFSFLEQLESCPSGVVLVSGEPGCGKSTQIPQWCAEFALARGFQYGRVTVSQPQPLAALSLALRVADEMDLSLGHEVGYSIPLEDCTGPDTLLRFCWDKLLLQEAASARGAGGWGVLVLDEAQERSVASDVLQGLLRDAGLGNRLEGPRVVVVTDPAFEPKLCAFWGNPPVVRVALGPEEGPIPVYKDPAPTDVVGAACQAVLELHQGGAPGDVLVYLPSEEDISRCCECLRKEAEHLGPQVTPFQVLPLHTGLGREVQAVYEDVEGSPRKIVVTHWLANSSFSLPSIHHVVDSGLELRNVYNPQIRAESQVMRPISKSQAEARRLRTKGSPLGSCLRLYPKSFLELRTPLLPPPRICEENLSRLVLLLKRRHIAEPGECHFLDRPAPEALMQALEDLDYLAALDDDGDLSDLGVILSELPLPPELAKALLAACEFDCVDEMLTLAAMLTTAPGFEGPPLCAEEAAQRRALEHPDGDHSTLIQVYEAFIQSGEDENWCRARGLSWAALCQARALRGELLELMRRIELPLSPPAFGSEQNRKNLQRALVSGYFLKVARDTDGAGNYLLLTHKHVAQLSPSCCYRSRRPPAQPPPWVIYHNFSISQDNCLSIVSEIEPHMLVELAPSYFLSNLPPSESRDLLNQLREEMTGVSSGNEPPTQDLHLDDKDACALQ, from the exons ATGGCCTCGGACGCCCCCGGGCCGACCGAGGAGTCGGGCCCAAGTTCTGATGGGTCGGACCTGGCGGTGAATCCCTATGACGGACTCCCTTTCTCATCCCGATACTACACTCTGTTGGCCCAGCGTCGTGCCCTCCCTGTCTGGGCTGCACGGTTTAGCTTCCTTGAGCAGCTGGAGAGCTGCCCCAGCGGTGTGGTGCTGGTGTCCGGGGAGCCTGGCTGCGGCAAGAGCACCCAG ATTCCTCAGTGGTGTGCTGAGTTTGCTCTGGCCAGGGGATTCCAGTATGGCCGGGTGACTGTCTCCCAACCACAGCCTTTGGCTGCCCTGAGCCTGGCTCTTCGAGTAGCTGATGAAATGGACCTAAGCTTGGGCCATGAAGTTGGCTACAGCATCCCTTTGGAGGATTGCACTGGACCAGACACCCTGCTCAG GTTCTGCTGGGACAAGCTGCTATTACAGGAAGCAGCCTCAGCTCGAGGAGCAGGAGGTTGGGGTGTTCTGGTGCTGGACGAGGCCCAAGAGCGATCAGTGGCTTCTGATGTGCTACAAGGTTTATTGCGGGATGCAGGGTTGGGGAATCGCCTTGAAGGCCCACGAGTAGTTGTGGTCACTGATCCAGCCTTTGAACCCAAGCTCTGTGCCTTTTGGGGTAACCCTCCTGTGGTTCGGGTGGCCCTGGGGCCTGAAGAGGGCCCTATTCCTGTGTACAAGGATCCTGCTCCCACTGATGTGGTGGGTGCCGCCTGCCAGGCTGTACTGGAGTTACACCAGGGTGGGGCTCCAGGGGATGTGCTGGTctacctgcccagtgaggag GACATTTCAAGGTGCTGCGAGTGTCTTAGAAAGGAGGCAGAGCACTTGGGTCCCCAGGTGACCCCATTTCAGGTGCTGCCACTGCATACTGGGCTTGGCCGGGAAGTACAGGCTGTGTATGAGGATGTGGAAGGCAGTCCACGGAAGATCGTGGTCACACATTGGCTGGCtaattcatctttctctctcccctcaatCCACCACGTCGTTGACTCAGGACTGGAGCTTCGAAAT GTTTACAATCCTCAAATCAGAGCAGAGTCCCAAGTGATGAGACCCATCAGCAAAAGCCAAGCAGAAGCCAGGAGGCTGAGGACTAAAGGCTCCCCACTAG GATCCTGCCTCCGCCTATATCCTAAGTCTTTTTTAGAGCTAAGAACCCCCTTACTTCCTCCACCCCGGATATGTGAGGAGAATCTGAGCAGACTCGTGCTACTGCTGAAGAGGAGACACATTGCAGAGCCAGGAGAGTGTCACTTTCTGGACCGGCCTG CCCCAGAGGCTCTAATGCAGGCTCTGGAAGACCTAGATTATCTGGCTGCCCTGGATGATGATGGAGATCTGTCAGACCTTGGGGTCATTCTCTCTGAGCTCCCTCTGCCCCCCGAGCTAGCGAAGGCCCTGCTGGCTGCCTGTGAATTTGACTGCGTGGATGAGATGTTAACCCTAGCAGCAATGCTTACCA CTGCCCCTGGGTTTGAGGGCCCCCCACTGTGTGCAGAGGAGGCTGCCCAACGACGAGCACTGGAGCATCCAGATGGGGACCACAGCACCCTCATTCAAGTGTACGAGGCCTTTATACAGA GTGGAGAAGACGAGAACTGGTGCCGGGCCCGGGGGCTGAGCTGGGCAGCATTGTGCCAGGCCCGGGCACTGCGGGGGGAGCTCCTGGAACTGATGCGTCGAATTGAACTTCCCCTGTCTCCACCAGCATTTGGCTCTGAACAGAATCGAAAAAATCTTCAGAGAGCTCTGGTGTCAGGGTACTTCCTCAAg GTGGCTCGAGACACGGACGGGGCTGGCAATTACCTGCTCCTGACCCACAAGCACGTGGCCCAGCTGTCCCCATCCTGCTGCTATCGAAGTCGACGCCCCCCAGCCCAGCCCCCACCCTGGGTGATCTACCACAACTTTTCCATCTCCCAAGACAACTGCCTCTCCATTGTGTCTGAGATCGAGCCCCACAT GCTCGTGGAGCTGGCCCCTTCCTACTTCCTGAGTAACTTGCCTCCCAGCGAGAGCCGAGACCTTCTGAATCAGCTAAGGGAAGAAATGACGGGGGTCTCCTCAGGGAATGAGCCTCCCACCCAGGACCTCCACCTAGATGACAAGGATGCCTGCGCCTTGCAGTGA